One segment of Pontibacter akesuensis DNA contains the following:
- a CDS encoding DNA polymerase III subunit gamma/tau: protein MENFVVSARKYRPTTFDSVVGQHHITNTLKNAISSNHLAQAFLFCGPRGVGKTTCARILAKTINCQNITPEIEACNVCESCRSFNSNSSFNVHELDAASNNSVEDIRNLVEQVRYAPQTGKYKIYIIDEVHMLSNQAFNAFLKTLEEPPSYAIFILATTERHKIIPTILSRCQIFDFNRIRIEDMVRHLGSIATKESIAAEPDALHLISQKADGALRDALSIFDQMVTFSGSNVTYKATVENLHILDYDYYFRLTDHLLAQNLSGSLLLFDEILKNGFDAHNFLVGIGEHFRSLLVCKDAQTVQLLEVSDNIKAKYAEQSQQASVSFLLSGLNLVSTCDMHYKSSKNQRLHVELCLMKMAHLNAALSFAQEGETAKKAKVAAPAPAATGSPAGATSSPSAAKQPQQGEVPSEKMQPPHTPETVPSERLQQPTPDSVPSEKLQQPPTPQEVTPDAHIAPATPQTPPGSGPEKPRSGVNLPPPKKLGKLPSLKDLQNPQAAVAEVAVAEEEEDAYGVAIPVDQVRLKTVWHAILRRKKAENMMEFTLLNRQYHVSDENEIVLHLENHVMMDQFTSLRPAILGELKRELGNRGIKLRAEVVELQDEGRKLYTSQDKFNYLAEKYPVLVDLKQRFGLDADF from the coding sequence ATGGAAAATTTTGTAGTATCAGCGCGAAAATACCGTCCGACCACATTCGACAGTGTGGTGGGGCAGCACCATATAACGAATACACTTAAAAACGCTATCAGCAGCAACCACCTGGCACAGGCATTCCTATTCTGCGGGCCGCGCGGCGTGGGCAAAACCACCTGCGCCCGTATCCTGGCCAAAACCATCAACTGCCAGAATATTACCCCGGAGATTGAGGCCTGCAACGTGTGCGAGTCGTGCCGCAGCTTTAACTCCAACAGCTCATTTAATGTGCACGAGCTCGATGCGGCCTCCAACAACTCGGTAGAGGATATCCGTAACCTGGTGGAGCAGGTGCGCTATGCACCGCAAACGGGCAAGTACAAGATCTATATTATAGATGAGGTGCACATGCTCTCGAACCAGGCCTTCAACGCGTTTCTGAAAACGCTGGAGGAGCCGCCTTCCTATGCCATCTTTATACTGGCCACCACCGAGCGGCACAAGATCATCCCAACCATCCTTTCCCGTTGCCAGATATTCGACTTCAACCGGATTCGGATCGAGGACATGGTGCGCCACTTGGGCTCCATCGCCACAAAGGAAAGTATAGCAGCCGAGCCGGATGCACTGCACCTGATCTCGCAGAAAGCCGACGGTGCCCTCCGCGACGCCCTGTCTATCTTCGACCAGATGGTGACGTTCTCGGGCAGCAACGTGACCTATAAGGCCACAGTTGAGAACCTGCACATCCTGGACTACGACTACTATTTCCGCCTGACGGACCACCTGCTCGCGCAGAACCTGTCGGGTTCCCTGCTTTTGTTTGATGAGATACTGAAGAACGGGTTTGATGCCCACAACTTCCTGGTGGGCATTGGCGAGCACTTCCGCAGTTTGCTGGTGTGCAAAGACGCGCAGACGGTGCAGCTGCTGGAGGTGTCGGATAACATCAAGGCCAAGTATGCCGAGCAATCGCAGCAGGCCAGCGTGAGCTTTCTGCTGTCCGGGTTAAACCTGGTAAGCACCTGCGACATGCACTACAAGAGCAGCAAAAACCAGCGCCTGCATGTGGAACTGTGCCTGATGAAGATGGCGCACCTGAATGCCGCGCTCAGCTTTGCACAAGAAGGAGAAACAGCAAAAAAAGCTAAGGTAGCAGCGCCGGCACCCGCCGCTACCGGATCACCCGCAGGTGCCACTTCTTCGCCATCGGCAGCCAAACAACCGCAGCAGGGCGAGGTGCCGTCTGAAAAGATGCAGCCCCCGCATACCCCGGAAACAGTACCATCCGAGCGCCTGCAGCAACCAACACCCGACAGCGTGCCCTCTGAAAAGCTACAGCAGCCGCCCACGCCGCAGGAAGTAACGCCCGATGCGCATATTGCCCCGGCCACGCCGCAAACACCTCCCGGCTCAGGCCCGGAAAAGCCACGCTCAGGAGTGAACCTGCCGCCGCCGAAAAAGCTGGGTAAGCTGCCTAGCTTGAAAGATCTGCAAAACCCGCAGGCCGCCGTAGCCGAAGTGGCCGTAGCCGAGGAGGAAGAAGACGCATATGGTGTAGCCATACCTGTGGACCAGGTCCGCCTGAAGACGGTGTGGCATGCCATTCTGCGCCGTAAAAAGGCAGAGAACATGATGGAGTTCACGCTCCTGAACCGGCAGTACCACGTGAGCGACGAAAACGAAATTGTGCTGCACCTGGAGAACCACGTGATGATGGACCAGTTCACCAGCCTGCGCCCTGCCATACTTGGCGAGCTGAAGCGCGAGTTGGGCAACCGCGGCATAAAGCTGCGGGCGGAGGTTGTGGAGCTGCAGGACGAAGGGCGCAAGCTTTATACTTCGCAGGATAAATTCAACTACCTCGCCGAGAAATACCCGGTGCTCGTCGATTTAAAGCAGCGCTTTGGGCTGGATGCTGATTTTTAA
- a CDS encoding M16 family metallopeptidase, translated as MASKRGSSLLLLALGLTFTQCKNETYQTQSSPDAPAATATAPAQKEYKYETAPNDPLNARIYTLDNGLKVYLSDYEEAPRIQTYIAVRAGSKNDPADATGLAHYLEHMVFKGTTELGTADWQKEQEELAKIEALYEKYRSTQDEAARKRIYAQIDSVSGVAATYAIANEYDKLLTALGAKGTNAYTWVDQTVYTNDIPSNQLERWLELEADRFQEMVPRLFHTELEAVYEEKNRTLDSDGRKVAEVINTELFPTHQYGTQTTIGTVEHLKNPSITAIKNYFDKYYVPNNMAIALSGDIDFDQTIRLIDKFWGGINQEPVPNFTVAQEQPIQKPIVREVLGPDAENVSLAYRTPGINTREALVVQMISQLLYNGAAGLIDLNLNQQQKVLQSYAYDTPMKDYGTFRMTGMPRQGQSLNQVRDLLIAQLDMIKKGQFDEKLMQAVVNNDKINTMKAYEDNGNRADAFVTAFIYDIPWQQYVSRPNEYASITKQEVVDVANKYFNNNYVLVYKRNGKDPNAQKVEKPQITPVAVNRDAQSDYYKAFMAKEVEPLQPVFIDYSKDLVETKLKQDIPLIYTKNKDNGLFQLYYILDMGTNNDQKLGMAVNYLKYLGTDKYTAEELQKQFYQLGTSFDVFSSGDQVYVSLTGLDENFEQGLSLFESVLANAKPDQKALNDMVAGTLKARQDAKKNKGVILQQAMVNFAKYGPKNPFNTVLSEKELKAVKPQELVSIIKSIPSYEHRVLYYGPRETDNLIAALNAGHNVPAKLKPVPAEKVYAEIDFKEPTVYWADYDMVQAELLFLSKSIPYNKDIVPVVRLYNEYMGGIVFQDLRESKALAYSTYSYYGTASKKDRSNYLMSYIGAQADKLEEAMAGMQALLTEMPLADANFQNARAALRNSISTERITKSGILFDYERAKRLGLNYDIRQDVYQSANSMTFDQLKEFQQKYVKAQPQAILVIGSKDRLNFKALEKYGKVKQLDLKTLFGY; from the coding sequence ATGGCTAGTAAAAGAGGTTCATCTCTGTTGCTGCTTGCGTTGGGCCTTACGTTCACGCAATGTAAAAACGAAACTTATCAAACGCAGTCTTCCCCGGATGCGCCCGCCGCAACCGCCACAGCTCCTGCCCAAAAGGAGTACAAGTATGAAACTGCACCCAACGATCCGCTGAATGCCCGCATCTATACCCTGGACAATGGCCTGAAAGTATACCTGTCGGATTATGAGGAGGCGCCGCGCATTCAGACCTACATTGCTGTTCGGGCGGGCAGCAAAAACGACCCGGCCGATGCCACTGGCCTGGCCCACTACCTGGAGCACATGGTGTTTAAGGGTACCACGGAACTGGGCACAGCCGATTGGCAGAAAGAGCAGGAGGAGCTGGCAAAAATCGAGGCGCTCTACGAGAAGTATAGAAGCACTCAGGACGAGGCTGCCCGCAAGCGCATCTACGCCCAGATTGACTCTGTTTCCGGCGTTGCCGCCACTTATGCCATCGCCAACGAATATGACAAGCTACTGACGGCCCTCGGCGCAAAAGGCACTAACGCCTATACCTGGGTAGACCAGACGGTGTACACCAACGACATCCCGAGCAACCAACTGGAGCGCTGGCTGGAACTGGAAGCTGACCGTTTCCAGGAAATGGTACCGCGCCTGTTCCACACCGAGCTGGAGGCCGTGTACGAAGAGAAAAACCGCACCCTCGATAGCGATGGCCGCAAAGTGGCAGAGGTCATCAACACTGAGTTGTTCCCGACGCACCAGTACGGCACTCAGACAACGATCGGAACAGTGGAGCACCTGAAGAACCCGTCGATCACCGCCATCAAGAATTACTTTGATAAGTATTATGTGCCGAACAACATGGCCATTGCACTGTCCGGCGACATTGACTTTGACCAGACCATCCGCCTGATCGACAAGTTCTGGGGAGGAATCAACCAGGAGCCGGTGCCGAACTTTACCGTAGCACAGGAGCAGCCAATCCAGAAGCCGATTGTGCGTGAGGTGCTGGGCCCGGATGCAGAGAACGTATCCCTGGCCTACCGCACGCCGGGTATCAATACCCGCGAAGCTCTGGTGGTGCAGATGATCAGCCAACTGCTATATAACGGTGCGGCCGGCCTGATCGACCTGAACCTGAACCAGCAGCAGAAGGTGCTGCAGTCGTACGCCTACGACACGCCAATGAAGGACTATGGCACGTTCCGCATGACGGGTATGCCGCGCCAGGGACAGTCGCTGAACCAGGTGCGCGACCTGCTAATCGCTCAGCTCGACATGATCAAGAAGGGGCAGTTTGATGAGAAACTCATGCAGGCCGTGGTGAACAACGACAAGATCAACACCATGAAAGCCTACGAAGACAACGGCAACCGCGCCGACGCCTTTGTAACCGCCTTCATCTATGATATTCCGTGGCAGCAGTACGTGAGCCGCCCGAACGAATATGCCAGCATCACTAAACAAGAGGTAGTAGATGTGGCGAACAAGTATTTCAACAACAACTACGTGCTGGTGTACAAGCGCAACGGCAAAGACCCGAACGCCCAGAAAGTAGAGAAGCCGCAAATTACGCCTGTAGCCGTAAACCGCGATGCGCAGTCTGATTACTATAAGGCTTTTATGGCGAAGGAAGTGGAGCCGCTGCAGCCCGTATTCATCGACTACAGCAAAGACCTGGTGGAGACGAAACTGAAGCAGGACATTCCGCTCATCTACACCAAGAACAAGGACAACGGCCTGTTCCAACTGTACTACATCCTGGACATGGGCACCAACAACGACCAGAAGCTGGGTATGGCGGTAAACTACCTCAAGTACCTGGGCACCGACAAGTATACCGCAGAGGAGCTGCAGAAGCAGTTTTACCAGCTGGGCACTTCATTTGACGTGTTCTCGTCAGGCGACCAGGTGTATGTGAGCTTAACTGGCCTGGATGAAAACTTCGAGCAGGGCCTTAGTTTGTTTGAAAGTGTACTGGCCAACGCCAAGCCAGATCAGAAAGCCTTGAACGACATGGTAGCCGGCACACTGAAGGCACGCCAGGACGCCAAGAAAAACAAAGGCGTGATTCTGCAGCAGGCCATGGTGAACTTTGCCAAGTATGGCCCGAAGAACCCGTTCAACACGGTGCTGAGCGAGAAAGAGCTGAAAGCCGTGAAGCCGCAGGAACTGGTGAGCATCATCAAGAGCATCCCAAGCTACGAGCACCGCGTGCTCTACTATGGTCCACGTGAAACAGATAACCTGATCGCAGCGCTGAACGCCGGGCACAACGTTCCGGCTAAGCTGAAGCCTGTTCCGGCAGAGAAGGTTTACGCCGAGATCGACTTTAAGGAGCCAACAGTGTATTGGGCAGATTACGACATGGTGCAGGCAGAGCTGCTGTTCCTGAGCAAGTCAATTCCTTACAACAAGGATATTGTACCGGTTGTGCGCCTGTACAACGAGTACATGGGTGGCATCGTGTTCCAGGACCTGCGTGAGTCGAAGGCCCTCGCCTACTCTACCTACTCCTACTATGGTACTGCTTCCAAGAAAGACCGCTCCAATTACCTGATGTCTTACATCGGGGCACAGGCCGACAAGTTGGAGGAGGCCATGGCCGGTATGCAGGCACTGCTGACGGAAATGCCGCTGGCGGATGCCAACTTCCAGAATGCCCGCGCCGCGCTGCGCAACAGCATCTCTACGGAGCGCATCACCAAGTCTGGCATTCTGTTCGATTATGAGCGTGCCAAGCGCCTGGGCCTGAACTACGACATCCGCCAGGACGTGTACCAAAGCGCCAACAGCATGACGTTTGACCAACTGAAAGAATTCCAGCAGAAGTATGTGAAGGCCCAGCCACAGGCTATACTTGTTATCGGCTCCAAAGACCGCCTGAACTTTAAGGCACTGGAGAAGTATGGCAAAGTGAAGCAGCTGGACCTGAAGACACTGTTCGGGTACTAG
- a CDS encoding S9 family peptidase codes for MKKIYAWASAAFAVATLLAGCQQNRSGENQTAESVVQTYTIEQFMNTTSITGNDFAPDNSKILYSSNQTGVFNAFEVPVAGGEPRQLTTSTDNSVYSISYFPKDERILYSSDKGGDEITHLFVRNTDGTTKDLTPEPKAKATFAGWSHDQNSFFFLSNKRDPRYFDLYEMDLQTMTPKLVMQNEQGFDVVSISRDKKHIGLLKSINTNSNDMYLYNTDTKQLKKLTNHTEDVKYSPETFTPDNKKLYFLTNEGGEFMELNSYDLSTGNIADVEKANWDISNTYFSRDGKYRVTSINNDARIEIKVYEAATGKQVQLPNVPTGDITGVNFSDDENLMAFYVNSPTSSSNLFVHDFRNEKTTQLTNTMNPEINPDDLVKTEVIRYKSYDGLEIPALLMKPKNASADNKVPAVLWIHGGPGGQTRLNYSPLMQYLVNHGYAVLAVNNRGSSGYGKTFFAADDLKHGDVDLKDCIAAKEYLAATGYVDADKIGIMGGSYGGYMVLAGLAFTPDEFAVGVNLFGVANWLRTLQSIPPYWESFREALYKELGNPETDSAALYNKSPLFFAHQIKKPLMVLQGANDPRVLKVESDEIVEAVKKNNVPVEYVVFDDEGHGFVKKENQIEGYSAILAFLNEHLKGDEANPASTDTE; via the coding sequence ATGAAAAAAATCTACGCCTGGGCATCTGCTGCCTTTGCTGTGGCAACTCTGCTTGCCGGGTGCCAGCAAAATAGGTCTGGCGAAAACCAGACAGCTGAATCGGTGGTACAGACCTATACCATTGAGCAGTTCATGAACACCACTTCTATCACAGGAAATGACTTCGCGCCTGATAACTCTAAAATTCTTTATTCAAGTAACCAGACCGGTGTATTCAATGCCTTTGAGGTTCCGGTAGCAGGCGGCGAGCCACGGCAGCTCACTACCTCCACTGACAATTCGGTGTATAGTATATCTTATTTCCCGAAAGACGAGCGCATCTTATACTCCAGTGACAAGGGAGGGGACGAGATCACGCACCTTTTCGTGCGCAACACCGATGGCACCACGAAGGATCTTACCCCTGAACCTAAAGCCAAGGCAACGTTTGCAGGTTGGAGCCACGACCAGAACAGCTTCTTCTTCCTTTCTAACAAACGCGACCCGAGGTATTTTGACCTGTATGAAATGGACCTGCAAACCATGACACCTAAATTGGTGATGCAAAATGAGCAGGGCTTTGATGTAGTGTCTATTTCCCGCGATAAAAAGCACATCGGCCTGCTGAAAAGTATAAACACAAACAGCAACGACATGTATCTGTACAACACAGATACGAAACAGCTGAAAAAGCTAACCAATCACACAGAAGATGTAAAGTATTCGCCAGAGACATTTACACCGGATAACAAGAAACTATACTTCCTGACGAATGAAGGAGGTGAGTTCATGGAGCTGAATAGCTATGACCTCAGCACAGGTAACATTGCTGATGTAGAGAAGGCTAACTGGGACATCTCAAATACATATTTCTCCCGCGACGGCAAGTATAGGGTTACATCTATCAACAACGATGCCCGTATCGAAATAAAAGTGTACGAGGCTGCCACCGGCAAGCAAGTACAGTTGCCGAACGTGCCCACAGGCGACATTACCGGCGTAAATTTTTCGGATGATGAGAACCTGATGGCTTTTTACGTGAATAGCCCTACTTCATCCAGCAATCTCTTCGTACACGACTTCCGCAATGAAAAAACCACCCAATTAACCAACACCATGAACCCGGAGATTAACCCGGATGATCTGGTGAAAACAGAGGTGATCCGGTATAAATCTTATGATGGCCTGGAAATACCTGCCCTGCTGATGAAGCCGAAGAATGCAAGCGCAGATAACAAAGTGCCTGCTGTGCTTTGGATTCATGGTGGACCGGGTGGGCAAACGCGCCTGAACTATAGCCCGCTGATGCAGTATCTTGTGAATCACGGGTATGCGGTGCTGGCGGTAAACAACCGCGGCAGCTCTGGCTACGGCAAAACATTCTTCGCAGCTGATGACCTGAAGCATGGCGACGTGGACCTGAAAGACTGTATAGCAGCAAAGGAGTACCTGGCTGCAACCGGTTACGTAGATGCGGATAAGATCGGTATTATGGGTGGCAGTTACGGTGGCTACATGGTGCTGGCTGGCCTTGCCTTTACGCCGGATGAATTTGCAGTAGGGGTAAACCTATTTGGGGTAGCCAACTGGCTCCGCACGCTTCAAAGTATACCTCCTTACTGGGAGTCGTTCAGGGAAGCGCTTTACAAGGAATTGGGCAACCCGGAGACAGACTCAGCAGCCTTGTACAACAAATCGCCACTGTTCTTTGCTCACCAGATCAAGAAGCCGTTAATGGTGCTTCAGGGCGCCAACGACCCTCGCGTGCTCAAAGTAGAGTCGGATGAGATTGTTGAGGCCGTAAAGAAGAACAATGTACCCGTAGAGTATGTGGTGTTCGATGACGAAGGCCACGGTTTTGTGAAGAAGGAAAACCAGATTGAAGGCTACAGCGCTATTCTCGCTTTCCTGAATGAACATCTGAAAGGAGATGAAGCAAATCCTGCCAGCACTGATACGGAATAG